The following coding sequences are from one Saccharomyces eubayanus strain FM1318 chromosome VII, whole genome shotgun sequence window:
- the ALK1 gene encoding protein kinase ALK1 has product MDFETSFEEFVEDKRFIALEVSDNDDDYDTDLTTETGDELDSSVIPRMRSSKASLNTTGHSIPRKNTNNSKKRWSLLSNHSTVSSSKSKKRWSVLSSSFTSETHKDRDPRGTSQQKRKSLQSYSSLDTVASNTSLSASSSLKRSSTGLSLRQLFTKIVINDETPQPGIGIPGGKENLPPTSNKKTLPIAPIGSEQNRLRTPLKPLNNQARRSTLQQQQQYQHQHQQPQSLVNASFSSRRSSISSTASSSSASKWKFWKKDRSMPPPMLQADHHSMNSFSVVNRRDSATPVDPRIKVKHKSSFSEFHKAIFNSNTYSESSDTVSSMETSLKTKASSSSLSLGVLKNRNSQSSLKHKSSHASLQKFKRNKAKSSIMAPPTTTSSSNDDSCSYSSKSSTLSHRISLPVPDQVSRDKIQNKLRNSNSLLSLNSTTSSPMNKNDHDESLLRQILQNCDIKKILNPAKGDILPLINDASHLSSIQLTSHIWQIGEVICKKIALGSINDITWDTKFLSLQELEKYRIMKQKFGGIPQLLKSFVVKEANNTLCLYLLFKDHGTPISLISLKNWKQILKIFWSCVGIINNLETNLKFEHRNLTLDNILMDGNGNITIIDFKCSRLQTPQEDVLCLRLDHPLFFPNGKDKNKINEYQYQFEFEIYQSMRILLNMDSKVFEPMTNLYWLYYLSRILLRLGDRKLGKNDSNRDKLAKVVSHLEMNLAVHKRGGQIFKRLEATDIKNTGDLLKLYK; this is encoded by the coding sequence AtggattttgaaacttcGTTCGAGGAATTCGTCGAGGATAAACGGTTCATTGCATTAGAGGTATCtgataatgatgacgatTACGACACTGATCTGACTACTGAAACGGGAGATGAGCTCGACAGCTCGGTCATTCCACGTATGAGGAGCTCCAAAGCATCTTTGAACACTACCGGTCACAGTATACCAAGAAAGAACACcaacaattcaaaaaaacgaTGGTCTTTATTGTCTAATCATTCTACTGTTTCATCatccaaatcaaagaaaagatggTCAGTACTTTCTTCAAGCTTTACTAGTGAGACTCACAAGGACAGGGATCCGAGGGGCACTTCAcagcaaaaaagaaagtcttTACAAAGTTACTCCAGTTTGGATACGGTAGCCTCTAATACTTCTCTGTCTGCTTCCTCCTCTTTGAAACGATCATCTACAGGGTTATCTCTCAGGCAGCTGTTTACCAAGATAGTTATCAATGATGAAACGCCACAACCTGGAATTGGGATCCCAGGAGGTAAGGAAAATCTGCCTCCAACTTCGAATAAGAAAACTTTGCCCATCGCACCAATTGGTTCAGAACAAAACAGACTTAGAACGCCACTAAAGCCGCTAAATAATCAAGCGAGAAGATCAActttacaacaacaacagcaataCCAGCACCAGCACCAGCAACCACAATCTCTAGTAAATGCGTCATTTTCCTCAAGAAGGTCATCAATTTCGTCCACTGCTTCTTCCTCTAGCGCTTCTAAATGGAAGTTCtggaaaaaagatagaaGTATGCCACCTCCAATGCTTCAAGCAGACCATCATTCCATGAATTCATTTTCAGTAGTGAACCGTCGTGATTCGGCGACACCTGTTGACCCAAGGATTAAGGTTAAGCACAAGTCATCCTTCTCAGAATTCCATAAAGCCATTTTCAACTCAAATACATATTCAGAAAGTAGTGATACTGTCTCATCTATGGAAACGTCcttaaaaacaaaagcatcTTCTTCGAGTTTATCTTTGGGCGTGTTAAAGAACAGGAATTCACAATCAAGTTTAAAGCACAAGAGTTCACATGCATCTTtgcaaaaattcaagagaAACAAGGCGAAGTCTTCCATAATGGCACCACCCACAACAACTAGTAGTAGCAATGATGATTCTTGTAGCTATAGCTCCAAGAGTTCTACTTTGAGTCACCGGATCTCATTACCTGTACCGGATCAAGTGTCCCGTGATAAAATACAGAATAAACTAAGGAATTCAAACTCGTTACTCTCACTAAACTCCACAACTTCTTCGCCcatgaacaaaaatgacCATGACGAATCGCTTTTGAGacaaattttacaaaattgTGATATCAAAAAGATTTTAAATCCTGCAAAGGGAGATATATTGCCTTTGATTAACGATGCAAGTCATTTGTCGTCGATCCAATTAACTTCACATATTTGGCAAATTGGCGAGGTGATCTGTAAGAAAATCGCATTAGGCTCTATTAATGATATTACGTGGGATACGAAATTCTTGTCTTTacaagaattggaaaaatacAGAATTATGAAGCAAAAATTTGGCGGAATTCCTCAATTGTTAAAGAGTTTTGTTGTTAAAGAGGCAAATAATACACTGTGTTTATATTTACTGTTCAAAGATCATGGTACGCCAATTTCGTTGATTTCGTTGAAAAACTGGAAGCAGattttaaagattttttggTCCTGCGTTGGTATAATCAATAACTTGGAAACAAATCTGAAATTTGAGCATCGAAATTTAACGTTAGATAATATTTTAATGGATGGTAATGGAAACATAACTattattgattttaaaTGTAGTAGATTGCAAACCCCTCAGGAAGACGTCTTATGCTTACGGTTGGACCATCCACTCTTTTTCCCGAATGGGAAagacaagaacaaaataaatgaatacCAATACCAGTTTGAGTTTGAAATTTACCAAAGCATGCGAATCTTATTGAACATGGATTCGAAAGTCTTTGAACCAATGACGAATTTATATTGGTTATATTACTTGTCACGAATTCTATTAAGATTGGGTGACAGAAAACTTGGTAAAAATGATTCAAACAGGGACAAATTGGCTAAAGTGGTAAGTCATTTGGAAATGAACTTAGCGGTTCATAAGAGGGGAGGACAGATATTCAAGAGATTAGAGGCAACGGACATTAAAAACACAGGAGACTTGTTGAAACTatacaaataa
- the TRP5 gene encoding tryptophan synthase TRP5 codes for MVESPINETKAHSKAMSEQLRQTFANAKKENRNALVTFMTAGYPTVNDTVPILKGFQDGGVDIIELGMPFSDPIADGPTIQLSNTVALQNGVTLPQTLEMVSQARNEGVTVPIILMGYYNPILNYGEERFIQDAAKAGANGFIIVDLPPEEALKVRNYVNDSGLSLIPLVAPSTTDDRLELLSHIANSFVYVVSRMGTTGAQSAVASDLNELVSRVRKYTKETPLAVGFGVSTREHFKSVGSVSDGVVIGSKIVTLCGDAPEGKRYDVAKEYVEGILDGAKHKVLSKDEFFAFQKDSLKTANVKKEILDEFEENHKHPIRFGDFGGQYVPEALHACLRELEQGFDEAVADPTFWEDFKSLYSYIGRPSSLHKAERLTEHCQGAQIWLKREDLNHTGSHKINNALAQVLLAKRLGKKNIIAETGAGQHGVATATACAKFGLTCTVFMGAEDVRRQALNVFRMRILGAKVIAVTNGTKTLRDATSEAFRFWVTNLKTTYYVVGSAIGPHPYPTLVRTFQSVIGKETKEQFAAMNNGKLPDAVVACVGGGSNSTGMFSPFEHDASVKLLGVEAGGDGVDTKFHSATLTVGRPGVFHGVKTYVLQDNDGQVHDTHSVSAGLDYPGVGPELAYWKSTGRAEFIAATDAQALLGFKLLSQLEGIIPALESSHAVYGACELAKTMKPDQHLIINISGRGDKDVQSVAEVLPKLGPMINWDLRFEEDPSAQ; via the coding sequence ATGGTAGAGAGTCCCATTAACGAGACCAAAGCACATTCAAAAGCTATGTCGGAACAACTCAGACAAACATTTGCTAAcgccaagaaagaaaacaggAACGCTCTGGTCACGTTCATGACTGCAGGGTACCCAACGGTCAACGACACCGTCCCCATCCTCAAGGGTTTCCAAGATGGTGGTGTGGATATCATCGAATTGGGTATGCCTTTCTCCGATCCTATTGCAGACGGGCCCACCATCCAACTGTCCAACACGGTCGCCTTGCAGAACGGTGTCACTCTGCCTCAAACTCTAGAAATGGTCTCTCAAGCCAGAAATGAAGGTGTCACCGTACCCATCATCTTAATGGGTTACTATAATCCTATCTTAAACTACGGTGAAGAGAGATTTATTCAGGATGCCGCTAAAGCTGGTGCCAACGGGTTTATCATCGTTGATTTGCCACCGGAAGAGGCCTTGAAAGTCAGAAACTACGTCAATGATAGCGGACTGAGCTTAATTCCTTTAGTGGCGCCTTCCACTACCGACGATAGACTGGAATTGCTATCTCACATTGCCAATTCGTTTGTTTATGTTGTTTCAAGAATGGGTACTACCGGTGCACAAAGTGCTGTTGCTAGTGATTTGAATGAACTTGTCTCCAGAGTCAGAAAATACACCAAGGAAACTCCTTTGGCCGTCGGGTTTGGTGTCTCCACAAGAGAACATTTTAAATCTGTCGGTAGCGTCTCGGACGGTGTTGTGATTGGATCCAAGATTGTCACGCTGTGTGGAGATGCTCCAGAGGGCAAGAGATATGATGTCGCTAAGGAATACGTAGAGGGAATTCTAGATGGTGCCAAGCACAAGGTTTTGTCCAAAGACGAATTTTTCGCCTTCCAAAAGGATTCTTTGAAGACTGCAAATgtcaagaaggaaataCTAGACGAATTCGAAGAAAACCATAAGCATCCAATTAGATTTGGTGATTTTGGTGGTCAATACGTTCCAGAAGCCTTGCATGCATGTCTGAGAGAGTTGGAACAAGGTTTCGATGAAGCTGTTGCTGACCCTACATTCTGGGAAGATTTCAAGTCTTTGTACTCCTACATCGGCCGTCCTTCTTCACTACACAAAGCTGAGAGATTGACTGAACATTGCCAAGGTGCTCAAATTTGGTTGAAGAGAGAAGACCTAAATCATACCGGGTCTCACAAGATTAATAACGCCTTGGCACAAGTTCTTTTAGCCAAGAGGTTGggtaagaaaaatatcatcgCTGAAACCGGTGCTGGTCAGCATGGTGTAGCCACTGCGACTGCATGTGCTAAGTTCGGGTTGACTTGTACCGTCTTCATGGGTGCAGAAGATGTCCGTCGTCAAGCTTTGAACGTCTTTAGAATGAGAATCCTTGGTGCCAAGGTCATTGCCGTTACTAATGGTACCAAGACTTTGAGAGACGCCACTTCAGAAGCATTCAGATTTTGGGTCACTAACTTGAAAACCACATATTACGTTGTCGGCTCTGCTATTGGTCCTCATCCATACCCAACTTTAGTTAGAACTTTCCAAAGTGTAATTGGTAAGGAAACCAAGGAACAATTCGCCGCCATGAACAACGGTAAACTACCTGATGCTGTCGTTGCATGTGTCGGTGGCGGTTCCAACTCCACGGGTATGTTCTCGCCATTTGAACATGATGCCTCTGTTAAGCTATTGGGTGTAGAAGCTGGTGGTGATGGTGTAGATACAAAGTTCCACTCTGCTACTCTAACCGTTGGTAGACCAGGTGTCTTCCACGGTGTCAAGACCTATGTCCTGCAAGACAACGACGGTCAAGTCCATGACACTCACTCTGTTTCCGCTGGGTTAGATTACCCAGGTGTTGGTCCAGAATTGGCATACTGGAAGTCCACTGGCCGTGCTGAATTCATTGCAGCCACCGATGCTCAAGCTCTACTCGGATTCAAACTATTGTCTCAGTTAGAAGGTATCATTCCTGCTTTGGAATCCTCTCATGCTGTTTATGGTGCTTGTGAGTTGGCCAAGACAATGAAGCCTGATCAGCATTTGATCATCAATATCTCCGGTAGAGGTGATAAAGATGTTCAAAGTGTTGCCGAAGTCTTGCCAAAATTGGGTCCAATGATTAACTGGGATCTGAGATTCGAAGAAGACCCATCTGCTCAATAG
- the PGD1 gene encoding Pgd1p: MEAIIPADVKLEDLEVTLANNENEVRDNVSKQISEAYDEILPLRLQFNDFIQTMASIDHGGSRPADCTAKYLHVRDKILQLNDRFQALSSHLETLQPLFSTVPEYLKTADNKDRSFQLLEPLSTYNRNSAVPGPVAATGVTNTGHSTAGSTPTTTTPHPIPNTHAHSLSNPGATTTVQQNPMASKRGSKGNVNSGTPNASGTSAAAVAAAAKKPRKPRQTKKAKAQAQAQAQAQAQAQAHAQAQVYAQQSAAQTPITASMTAALPNPTPNVINSVSPTNVMGTPLTNMISPLGNSYSMAAQSQGGQPAMSQFGSNGNGRMDSTGANLNPSTNANNTPLQSQLGLNNLTPANILSMSMNNDFQQQQQQQPQQQPQQPQPQPQQYNMGMNTMNSNGKELDSLDLNNLELGGLNMDFL; encoded by the coding sequence ATGGAGGCGATCATTCCCGCAGACGTCAAGTTAGAGGACTTGGAAGTGACGCTGGCCAACAACGAGAACGAGGTGAGAGACAACGTGTCCAAGCAGATCAGCGAAGCGTACGATGAAATCCTACCGTTGCGATTGCAGTTCAACGATTTCATACAAACAATGGCGAGCATAGATCACGGCGGGTCCAGACCAGCGGACTGCACGGCCAAGTACCTACATGTTAGGGATAAGATTTTGCAACTTAACGATAGGTTTCAGGCATTGTCTTCCCATTTGGAGACTCTGCAGCCTTTATTCAGCACCGTCCCAGAATACTTGAAAACCGCAGACAACAAAGACCGAAGCTTCCAGCTCTTGGAACCGCTGAGCACATACAACCGGAACAGTGCCGTTCCTGGCCCTGTTGCAGCTACAGGAGTTACGAATACTGGCCACTCCACGGCGGGTTCGACCCCCACAACCACGACCCCTCATCCTATACCCAACACACATGCGCATTCGCTTTCCAACCCGGGTGCCACTACTACAGTGCAACAGAACCCCATGGCCAGTAAGAGAGGTTCAAAAGGGAATGTCAATAGCGGAACTCCCAACGCATCTGGCACTTCTGCAGCTGCAGTAGCTGCAGCTGccaaaaaaccaagaaaaccAAGACAAACCAAGAAGGCAAAGGCCCAAGCTCAGGCCCAAGCTCAGGCTCAGGCACAGGCACAGGCTCATGCTCAAGCACAAGTGTACGCACAGCAATCCGCTGCCCAAACACCAATAACGGCATCCATGACGGCTGCGCTGCCCAACCCCACCCCCAATGTGATCAACAGCGTTTCGCCCACGAATGTCATGGGCACCCCGCTGACCAACATGATATCACCCCTGGGGAATAGTTACTCGATGGCCGCCCAGAGCCAAGGAGGACAACCCGCCATGTCACAGTTTGGTAGCAACGGAAATGGAAGAATGGACAGCACCGGAGCCAACCTAAACCCCAGCACAAACGCCAACAACACACCACTACAGTCGCAATTGGGCCTAAACAATCTTACCCCGGCAAACATCCTAAGCATGAGCATGAATAACGATttccaacaacaacaacaacaacagccgCAGCAGCAGCCGCAGCAACCGCAACCGCAACCTCAGCAGTACAATATGGGCATGAACACCATGAACAGCAATGGCAAGGAACTGGATTCTCTGGACCTCAACAACCTGGAGCTGGGTGGCCTGAATATGGACTTCTTGTGA
- the GET1 gene encoding GET complex subunit GET1 encodes MHWAAAVAVLFVVVTKFLQYTAKYHDKWISQMAPGTELSKKYLVKMKERHELKEFNNSISAQDNYAKWTKNNRKLDSLDKEINDLKNDIQSQNKAFQGHLHKLRLLTITVPFFVFKIVYGKVPVYKLSSSTSTLFPTFVTGVWSQGWLYVILHPLRTISQKWHIMENKFGAAKFDAMALQGVSLGIWVWALMNVISGLEFIINQLFLAPKMEPPAVLETQEEKILDVVDDTVILD; translated from the coding sequence ATGCACTGGGCAGCAGCGGTGGCGGTACTCTTTGTTGTGGTTACGAAGTTTCTACAATACACAGCCAAATATCACGATAAATGGATCTCTCAAATGGCACCAGGGACTGAATTGTCCAAGAAGTATTTAGTCAAGATGAAAGAGCGTCATGAATTAAAAGAGTTCAACAATTCCATTTCTGCTCAGGATAACTATGCTAAATGGACCAAgaataatagaaaattaGATTCATTAGACAAGGAAATAaatgacttgaaaaatgacaTACAATCACAAAACAAGGCTTTCCAAGGCCATCTCCACAAGTTGAGACTATTGACAATAACGGTGCCATTCTTTGTATTCAAGATTGTGTACGGTAAGGTCCCCGTTTACAAGTTGAGCTCTTCGACGAGCACCTTATTCCCTACCTTTGTCACAGGTGTTTGGTCTCAAGGCTGGTTGTATGTCATATTACACCCACTAAGAACCATCTCTCAAAAATGGCATATCAtggaaaacaaatttgGCGCCGCCAAGTTTGATGCCATGGCTTTACAAGGCGTTTCTTTGGGGATCTGGGTCTGGGCATTGATGAACGTCATCAGTGGACTAGAATTCATCATTAATCAACTGTTCTTGGCTCCCAAGATGGAACCACCTGCGGTGTTAGAGactcaagaagaaaaaatcttggatGTTGTCGACGATACCGTTATTTTAGATTAG
- the PIB2 gene encoding Pib2p: MTALHSVAKTPAIKEEEEDGDERAGGGMPLGPKNHDYRGMDGDGDGEGDADTVTSPITFEKQKVVPRTSAHSEQSILSSISLKSMVNQHRQQEGSTGAGAGAGTGTVNGTGTGNGSTTASHSHSAFVDRKQQIQSPAMVSILRKSCTEENVRSSHSSQAGDGMGDGRKPSSGKEIGRRLPFTDDQRSNPELDPTRDVVDAARNKKKSKAVFSEPENDADEDDEVRQKNLTTQALRKLSSFKMNASSNLRLSSDTRARESSSSSTSSVSSSSASVPKTEYIADKLTTTNSNSMTQLRFGNKNVIIDSVNHAAAAKPPHQQMLRKPSLEFLPQPASTSNLNFNSNRNKSTVRQINNPKKPLYIPAVLRKVSETNITNDDLLNATLSSYYKKASNLDNNLSPKAPQSASAQNANNLRIISSQSSVQSNTSSILENYKNKISSYLFPNSIPNNNRINLIPTISNRNSSRVNPPTMDHWIPDSKRNSCRYCHKPFTLWERKHHCRHCGDIFCQNHLRHWLYLDSQANFIMINELSRGGLNDGGTLCKICDDCLVEYENLSSSNPSANETNNNNGNNGNSDGANNEDESDNRKKVRNYYKNRQMNSLFRPRKGAPAQPHVGVDQDTITPIQVRSYEDDTENENAGEEEEEGNDVLGSVIGSVPANWNWSSF; the protein is encoded by the coding sequence ATGACTGCGTTGCACAGTGTGGCCAAAACACCCGCGATcaaggaagaggaggaggacGGCGACGAGCGGGCCGGTGGGGGGATGCCCCTGGGGCCCAAGAACCATGACTACCGAGGCATGGATGGCGATGGTGATGGCGAAGGTGATGCAGACACGGTGACGTCTCCCATCACGTTCGAGAAGCAGAAGGTGGTGCCCAGGACATCGGCACACTCGGAACAGAGCATTTTGAGTAGCATCTCGCTCAAGTCGATGGTGAACCAGCACCGGCAGCAGGAAGGCTCGACGGGTGCTGGAGCCGGGGCCGGGACTGGGACTGTGAATGGGACTGGGACTGGGAATGGGAGTACGACTGCGTCGCACTCCCATTCTGCGTTTGTTGACAGGAAGCAGCAGATCCAGTCGCCGGCGATGGTGTCGATATTAAGGAAGAGTTGTACGGAGGAGAATGTCCGCAGCAGTCACAGCAGTCAAGCTGGCGACGGTATGGGAGACGGCAGGAAGCCCTCGAGCGGCAAGGAGATTGGGAGGAGGTTGCCCTTCACGGACGACCAGCGGTCGAACCCTGAGTTGGACCCGACCCGTGATGTGGTAGATGCCGCcaggaacaagaagaagagcaaagCTGTGTTCAGCGAGCCGGAAAACGATGCAGACGAGGACGACGAGGTGCGCCAGAAGAATTTGACCACGCAGGCGCTGCGGAAGCTGTCGTCGTTCAAGATGAACGCCAGCTCCAACCTGCGGTTGAGTAGCGACACCAGGGCGAGGGAGTCCTCGTCCTCGTCAACGTCGTCCGTGTCTTCGTCGTCTGCATCAGTGCCCAAAACCGAGTATATCGCTGACAAGCTCACCACAACGAATTCCAATTCCATGACCCAACTGAGATTCGGCAATAAGAACGTGATCATCGACTCGGTGAACCACGCGGCTGCTGCAAAGCCACCGCATCAGCAGATGCTAAGAAAGCCCTCGCTGGAGTTCTTGCCACAGCCCGCCTCGACCTCCAACCTGAACTTCAACTCTAATAGGAACAAGTCAACTGTAAGACAGATTAACAACCCAAAAAAACCACTGTACATCCCTGCTGTGCTAAGAAAAGTATCGGAGACGAACATAACCAATGACGACTTACTGAACGCCACGTTGTCATCTTACTACAAAAAGGCCTCGAATTTGGACAACAACTTGTCTCCAAAGGCGCCCCAGTCAGCCAGCGCTCAGAACGCGAACAATCTGAGGATCATATCGTCGCAATCCAGCGTGCAATCAAACACGTCGTCGATCTTGgaaaactacaaaaacaagataTCTTCGTACCTGTTCCCCAACTCCATCCCgaacaacaacagaatCAACCTAATACCCACCATCTCGAACAGAAACTCCTCCAGAGTAAACCCGCCCACTATGGACCACTGGATCCCGGACAGCAAGCGGAACTCATGCCGCTACTGCCACAAACCATTCACTCTGTGGGAAAGAAAGCATCATTGTAGACACTGCGGGGACATCTTCTGCCAGAACCACCTGCGCCACTGGCTGTATCTGGACTCACAGGCGAACTTCATAATGATTAACGAGCTGAGTCGTGGTGGCCTCAACGACGGCGGCACGTTGTGCAAGATATGCGACGACTGCCTGGTCGAGTACGAGAACCTCTCCAGTTCTAATCCTAGTGCAAACGAGaccaataacaacaacggCAACAACGGCAACAGCGACGGCGCCAacaatgaagacgaaagCGATAATAGGAAGAAGGTCCGCAACTACTACAAGAACAGACAGATGAACTCTCTTTTCAGGCCAAGAAAGGGCGCTCCGGCCCAACCCCATGTCGGGGTCGACCAGGACACGATAACGCCCATCCAGGTGAGATCGTACGAGGACGACACGGAAAACGAGAATGCTggggaagaagaagaggaaggaaACGATGTTCTGGGCAGCGTGATCGGCTCTGTGCCTGCAAACTGGAACTGGAGCAGTTTCTAA
- the STT3 gene encoding dolichyl-diphosphooligosaccharide--protein glycosyltransferase subunit STT3, whose translation MGSDRSCVLSVFQTVLKLVIFVAIFGAAISSRLFAVIKFESIIHEFDPWFNFRATKYLVNNSFYKFLNWFDDRTWYPLGRVTGGTLYPGLMTTSAFIWHALRNWLGLPIDIRNVCVLFAPLFSGATAWATYEFTKEIKDASAGLLAAGFIAIVPGYISRSVAGSYDNEAIAITLLMVTFMFWIKAQKTGSIMHATAAALCYFYMVSAWGGYVFITNLIPLHVFLLILMGRYSSKLYSAYTTWYAIGTVASMQIPFVGFLPIRSNDHMAALGVFGLIQIVAFGDFIKAQVSTAKFKVIMMVSLMLILVVGVVGLSALTYMGLIAPWTGRFYSLWDTNYAKIHIPIIASVSEHQPVSWPAFFFDTHFLIWLFPAGVFLLFLDLKDEHVFVIAYSVLCSYFAGVMVRLMLTLTPVICVCGAVALSKIFDVYLDFKASDRKSVAKPSAILAKLVVSGSFVFYLYLFVFHSTWVTKTAYSSPSVVLPSQTPDGKLALIDDFREAYYWLRMNSDEDSKVAAWWDYGYQIGGMADRTTLVDNNTWNNTHIAIVGKAMASPEEKSYEILKELDVDYVLVIFGGLIGFGGDDINKFLWMIRISEGIWPDEIKERDFYTPEGEYRVDSRASETMRNSLLYKMSYKDFPQLFNGGQATDRVRQQMITAQDVPPLDYFDEVFTSENWMVRIYQLKKDDVQGRSLKDVGDLTRASTKSRRSIKRPELGLRV comes from the coding sequence ATGGGATCTGACCGGTCGTGTGTTTTGTCTGTGTTCCAGACCGTCCTCAAGCTCGTCATCTTCGTGGCGATCTTCGGGGCTGCCATCTCGTCACGTTTGTTTGCCGTCATCAAGTTCGAGTCCATCATCCATGAGTTTGACCCCTGGTTTAATTTCCGGGCCACCAAATACCTGGTCAACAACTCGTTTTATAAGTTTTTGAACTGGTTCGACGACCGTACCTGGTACCCCCTCGGTAGGGTCACTGGGGGTACCTTGTACCCGGGCCTGATGACCACCAGTGCGTTCATTTGGCACGCATTGCGCAACTGGCTTGGGCTACCCATCGATATTAGGAACGTTTGTGTCTTGTTTGCGCCACTGTTTTCCGGGGCCACCGCCTGGGCTACCTACGAGTTTACcaaggaaatcaaagacGCCAGTGCCGGGCTCCTGGCTGCGGGCTTCATCGCCATTGTCCCCGGCTACATTTCTAGATCCGTGGCTGGATCCTACGACAACGAGGCCATCGCCATCACTCTGTTGATGGTCACTTTCATGTTCTGGATAAAGGCTCAGAAGACCGGCTCCATCATGCATGCCACCGCTGCCGCGCTATGCTACTTTTATATGGTCTCCGCCTGGGGTGGCTACGTGTTCATCACCAACCTGATCCCACTCCACGTCTTCCTACTGATCTTGATGGGTAGATACTCGTCCAAGCTGTATTCCGCCTACACTACATGGTACGCCATCGGGACCGTTGCATCCATGCAGATCCCCTTCGTCGGCTTCTTGCCCATCAGATCCAACGACCACATGGCCGCATTGGGAGTCTTCGGCTTGATTCAGATCGTCGCCTTTGGTGACTTCATCAAAGCTCAAGTTAGCACGGCTAAATTCAAAGTCATCATGATGGTCTCTTTGATGTTGATCCTGGTCGTCGGTGTCGTTGGCCTTTCCGCCTTGACTTACATGGGGCTGATTGCTCCTTGGACGGGCAGATTCTATTCGCTATGGGACACCAACTACGCCAAGATCCACATCCCCATCATCGCCTCTGTTTCTGAACATCAACCTGTCTCGTGGCCtgcctttttctttgacaCCCACTTCTTGATCTGGCTGTTCCCCGCGGGCGTATTCCTGCTCTTCCTCGACTTGAAAGACGAACACGTCTTTGTCATCGCGTACTCCGTCCTGTGTTCATACTTTGCAGGTGTCATGGTTAGACTGATGTTGACTTTGACACCCGTTATCTGTGTGTGCGGTGCCGTGGCGTTGTCCAAGATCTTTGACGTTTATTTGGATTTCAAAGCTAGCGACCGCAAATCCGTCGCCAAGCCAAGTGCCATACTAGCCAAATTGGTTGTTTCCGGATCGTTCGTCTTCTACTTGTACCTTTTCGTCTTCCATTCTACTTGGGTAACGAAAACCGCATACTCTTCTCCATCCGTTGTTTTGCCATCGCAAACCCCAGACGGTAAGTTGGCTTTGATCGACGATTTCAGAGAAGCCTATTACTGGCTAAGAATGAACTCCGATGAGGACAGCAAAGTCGCAGCATGGTGGGATTACGGTTACCAAATTGGTGGTATGGCCGACAGAACGACTTTGGTCGACAACAACACCTGGAACAACACTCATATCGCCATTGTTGGTAAGGCTATGGCCTCCCCAGAGGAAAAGTCATACGAAATCCTAAAGGAACTCGATGTCGACTACGTCCTGGTCATCTTCGGTGGCCTAATTGGGTTCGGTGGTGATGACATCAACAAATTCCTGTGGATGATCAGAATTAGTGAAGGTATTTGGCCTGACGAGATCAAAGAACGTGACTTCTACACCCCAGAAGGTGAATACAGAGTGGATTCAAGGGCCTCGGAGACTATGAGAAACTCGCTACTGTACAAGATGTCCTACAAGGATTTCCCACAATTGTTCAACGGTGGTCAAGCTACCGACAGAGTACGTCAACAAATGATCACCGCACAAGACGTCCCTCCATTAGACTACTTTGATGAAGTGTTTACGTCCGAAAACTGGATGGTCAGAATATATCAATTAAAGAAAGACGATGTCCAAGGTAGGTCTTTGAAAGACGTTGGTGACCTAACCAGAGCTTCTACAAAGTCAAGAAGGTCTATCAAGAGACCTGAGCTAGGTCTAAGAGTATAA